Proteins encoded by one window of Deltaproteobacteria bacterium HGW-Deltaproteobacteria-18:
- the lptB gene encoding LPS export ABC transporter ATP-binding protein → MTILTGQNLAKRYGTRNVVRDIDLDVRQGEVVGVLGPNGAGKTTTFYMLAGIVSPTRGQVLLDGLDITRWPLHKRARAGMSYLPQESSIFRKLTVRQNLQLILEYSGLSRDEQKRTADRLLDELGITRLEGQLAAFLSGGERRRLEIARALIQNPKFILLDEPFAGIDPLAVDDIQAIIRDLRDKDIGVLISDHNVRETLQICDRAYLVHDGRIILNGSPEEIVADPGARKVYLGEGFCL, encoded by the coding sequence GTGACCATCCTGACCGGTCAGAATCTGGCCAAGCGTTATGGTACCAGGAATGTCGTGCGCGACATCGACCTTGATGTGCGCCAGGGCGAGGTGGTAGGCGTGCTAGGGCCCAACGGGGCGGGCAAGACGACCACCTTTTACATGCTGGCGGGGATCGTGTCTCCGACACGGGGCCAGGTCCTTCTGGATGGCCTGGACATCACCCGCTGGCCCCTGCACAAAAGAGCGCGGGCTGGCATGAGCTACCTGCCACAGGAGAGCTCGATCTTTCGCAAACTCACCGTGCGTCAGAACCTGCAGTTGATCCTCGAATACTCGGGATTATCGCGGGATGAACAGAAGCGCACGGCGGACAGGCTGCTCGATGAACTCGGTATCACCAGGCTCGAAGGGCAACTGGCGGCCTTTCTGTCCGGCGGAGAGCGCCGCAGGCTCGAGATTGCCCGCGCCCTGATCCAGAACCCGAAGTTCATTCTTCTGGACGAACCCTTTGCCGGCATCGATCCCCTGGCCGTGGACGACATCCAGGCCATCATCCGGGACCTGCGCGACAAGGACATCGGCGTGCTCATCTCCGACCACAATGTTCGCGAGACGCTCCAGATCTGCGACCGTGCATACCTGGTCCATGACGGACGCATCATCCTGAACGGCAGCCCGGAAGAGATCGTCGCCGATCCGGGTGCGCGCAAGGTTTATCTCGGCGAGGGATTCTGTCTCTAG
- the lptC gene encoding LPS export ABC transporter periplasmic protein LptC translates to MKRLLIGILALVVLAGIAMLGKRLLWPERLDDPSIRNLDVDLSLKGVNLSQGKDGKKLWNLNATGADYDENGDELTLTSPVIVYWGEEGGEPIEVRAPRGQVWQKEDRARMWDGVNATQGQYVMRSETLDYTDQNRTLVLGGTVELTGESMQGRSDTLTYFLDTGDFLAQGNVQVIMN, encoded by the coding sequence ATGAAGCGCCTTTTGATCGGGATTTTGGCCCTTGTCGTTCTGGCCGGAATCGCGATGCTCGGAAAGCGGCTGCTCTGGCCCGAACGGCTGGACGACCCCTCGATCCGGAATCTGGACGTGGATTTGAGCCTAAAAGGCGTCAACCTGAGTCAGGGCAAGGACGGCAAGAAACTCTGGAACCTGAACGCCACGGGTGCCGACTACGACGAAAACGGCGACGAACTGACGCTCACCTCCCCGGTCATCGTATACTGGGGGGAGGAAGGCGGCGAGCCCATCGAGGTCCGGGCGCCCAGAGGCCAGGTCTGGCAAAAAGAGGACCGGGCCAGGATGTGGGACGGAGTCAACGCTACCCAGGGCCAGTACGTGATGCGTTCCGAAACCCTTGACTACACAGACCAAAACCGCACGCTCGTGCTCGGCGGCACGGTTGAACTGACTGGCGAATCCATGCAGGGCCGCTCAGACACCCTGACATATTTTCTGGACACAGGGGACTTCCTGGCCCAAGGCAACGTCCAGGTCATCATGAATTGA
- a CDS encoding phenylphosphate carboxylase subunit delta — MNAELLARDVRLIILDVDGVLTDGGLYYDESGCVMKRFNVQDGLAIKMAPQAGIEFAIITGLDSPAVRKRATELGISHYYPGHHRKAPILRRISEETGIPLSHMAYVGDDWVDAAPMSLVGLPIAVPNARPEILKLAAWTTRSMGGQGAVREAIDFILRAQGKLEGLWQDWVRE; from the coding sequence ATGAATGCTGAACTCCTCGCCCGGGACGTACGGCTGATCATCCTGGACGTGGACGGAGTGCTCACCGACGGCGGACTTTATTACGACGAATCTGGCTGCGTGATGAAGCGCTTCAACGTCCAGGACGGGCTGGCCATCAAGATGGCCCCCCAAGCCGGAATCGAGTTCGCGATCATCACCGGCCTGGACTCCCCGGCAGTGCGCAAACGGGCCACGGAGCTTGGCATCAGCCATTACTATCCCGGTCACCATCGCAAGGCCCCGATCCTGCGCCGGATTTCCGAAGAGACCGGCATCCCCCTGTCGCACATGGCCTATGTCGGTGACGACTGGGTCGACGCCGCGCCCATGTCCCTGGTCGGACTGCCCATCGCCGTCCCCAACGCCCGCCCCGAGATACTCAAACTCGCGGCCTGGACAACCAGATCCATGGGCGGACAGGGCGCGGTGCGCGAAGCCATCGATTTCATTCTGCGCGCCCAGGGCAAACTCGAAGGCCTTTGGCAGGACTGGGTCCGGGAATGA
- a CDS encoding 3-deoxy-8-phosphooctulonate synthase, whose translation MIDCSTLVAGRPFLIAGPCVLESLDMAMTVAVELQAIARDLNLPLIFKSSYDKANRTAGASFRGPGLDMGLDWLAQIKSRTGLPVITDIHEPRQASLVAEVADVLQIPAFLCRQTDLLLAAARTERIVNIKKGQFMAPWDMQGPVEKIRSEGFDRIWLTERGSMFGYNNLVVDFRSLIIMKQLGCPVIFDATHSVQLPGGQGMSSGGQREFVPHLARAAVACGCQGLFMEIHPDPDKALCDGPNSWPLAKARTLLSELAAIWSIPNEC comes from the coding sequence ATGATTGACTGCTCCACCCTGGTCGCCGGCCGTCCCTTCCTCATCGCCGGGCCCTGCGTGCTCGAAAGTCTGGACATGGCCATGACCGTGGCCGTCGAACTGCAGGCCATCGCGCGCGATCTGAACCTGCCGCTCATCTTCAAGAGCTCCTACGACAAAGCCAACCGCACGGCCGGAGCGAGCTTCCGGGGCCCCGGGCTGGACATGGGGCTTGACTGGCTGGCCCAGATCAAGAGCCGCACCGGACTGCCGGTCATCACGGACATCCACGAGCCGCGCCAGGCCTCCCTGGTGGCCGAGGTGGCCGACGTGCTGCAGATTCCGGCCTTCCTCTGCCGTCAGACCGACCTCTTGCTCGCCGCCGCGCGCACCGAGCGCATCGTGAACATCAAGAAAGGACAGTTCATGGCGCCCTGGGACATGCAGGGGCCCGTGGAAAAAATCCGCTCCGAAGGATTCGACCGCATCTGGCTGACCGAGCGCGGCTCCATGTTCGGCTACAACAACCTGGTCGTGGATTTTCGATCCCTGATCATCATGAAGCAGCTCGGTTGCCCCGTCATCTTCGACGCCACCCACTCGGTGCAGCTGCCCGGCGGACAGGGCATGTCCTCCGGCGGCCAACGCGAGTTCGTGCCGCATCTGGCCCGGGCCGCCGTGGCTTGCGGTTGCCAGGGCCTCTTCATGGAGATCCACCCGGACCCGGACAAGGCCCTCTGCGACGGCCCCAATTCCTGGCCCCTGGCCAAGGCCCGCACCCTTCTCTCGGAACTTGCGGCCATCTGGAGCATCCCCAATGAATGCTGA
- the pyrG gene encoding CTP synthetase (CTP synthase; cytidine triphosphate synthetase; catalyzes the ATP-dependent amination of UTP to CTP with either L-glutamine or ammonia as the source of nitrogen; in Escherichia coli this enzyme forms a homotetramer) has translation MNTKFIFVTGGVLSSLGKGLAAASIAALLKARGLRVSIQKLDPYINVDPGTMNPFQHGEVYVTDDGAETDLDLGHYERYLGTHLSQRNNYTSGRIYNTVITKERRGDYLGGTVQVIPHITDEIKSSILSLASDDLDVTLVEIGGTVGDIEGLPFLEAIRQLRADLGKDNVLYIHLTLVPYIKTAGELKTKPTQHSVKELRSLGIQPDIILCRSEVDLGDDIKRKISLFCNVDRDAVFTAIDVNHIYELPLTLYNEGVDQKIAILLRLAAKNPDLQEWKNLVYNLHHPTSEVTIAIVGKYVDLKEAYKSLHEALTHGGVANNAAIRFLYVNSEEITAANVAESLAEADGILVPGGFGIRGVEGKIAAITYARENKIPFFGICLGMQCAVIEYARSVMGLTKANSEEFDLTTPDPVIYLMKEWFDFRKKCVQRRDMTSEKGGTMRLGAYPCVIEKDTRAFEAYGATEVSERHRHRYEFNSAYQSRFEEAGLTISGLSPDKSLVEIVEIKDHPWFLGCQFHPEFTSTPMQPHPLFREFIRAAVATKKPE, from the coding sequence ATGAACACCAAATTCATTTTTGTGACCGGCGGGGTATTGTCCTCTCTGGGTAAAGGACTGGCCGCCGCATCCATCGCGGCGCTTCTCAAGGCGCGGGGGCTACGGGTATCCATCCAGAAGCTCGACCCGTACATCAACGTTGACCCGGGCACCATGAACCCCTTTCAGCATGGCGAAGTCTACGTCACCGACGACGGGGCCGAGACGGATCTGGACCTCGGGCACTACGAGCGCTACCTGGGCACCCACCTGAGCCAGCGCAACAACTACACGTCGGGGCGCATCTACAACACCGTCATCACCAAGGAACGCCGCGGCGACTACCTCGGCGGCACGGTCCAGGTCATCCCGCACATCACCGACGAGATCAAGTCGTCCATCCTGAGCCTGGCCAGTGACGACCTGGACGTGACCCTGGTCGAGATCGGCGGCACCGTGGGCGACATCGAGGGACTGCCCTTCCTGGAAGCCATCCGCCAGCTGCGGGCCGACCTTGGCAAGGACAACGTCCTCTACATCCACCTCACGCTGGTGCCCTACATCAAAACCGCAGGCGAGCTCAAAACCAAGCCTACTCAGCACTCCGTAAAGGAACTGCGCAGCCTCGGCATCCAGCCGGACATCATCCTCTGCCGCTCCGAAGTGGATCTTGGCGACGACATCAAACGCAAAATTTCACTGTTCTGCAATGTGGACCGGGACGCGGTCTTCACCGCCATAGACGTCAACCACATCTACGAACTTCCCCTGACCCTTTATAATGAGGGGGTTGACCAGAAAATCGCCATCCTCCTGCGCCTGGCCGCCAAGAATCCGGACCTGCAGGAATGGAAGAATCTCGTTTACAACCTGCACCATCCAACTTCAGAGGTCACCATTGCCATCGTCGGCAAATACGTGGACCTGAAGGAAGCCTACAAGAGCCTGCATGAGGCCCTGACCCACGGCGGCGTGGCAAACAATGCGGCCATCCGCTTCCTGTATGTCAATTCCGAGGAAATCACTGCCGCAAACGTGGCCGAGAGCCTCGCCGAGGCCGACGGCATCCTCGTCCCCGGCGGCTTCGGCATCCGTGGCGTGGAAGGAAAGATCGCGGCCATCACTTATGCCCGTGAAAACAAAATCCCCTTCTTCGGCATCTGCCTCGGCATGCAGTGCGCGGTCATCGAATACGCCAGAAGCGTCATGGGCCTCACCAAGGCCAACTCCGAGGAATTCGACCTGACCACGCCGGATCCAGTCATCTATCTGATGAAGGAATGGTTCGATTTCCGCAAGAAATGCGTGCAGCGCCGTGACATGACGAGCGAAAAAGGCGGGACCATGCGCCTTGGCGCCTACCCCTGCGTGATCGAGAAGGACACTCGCGCCTTTGAAGCCTACGGCGCAACCGAGGTTTCGGAACGTCACCGCCACCGCTACGAATTCAACAGCGCCTACCAGAGCCGTTTCGAAGAAGCCGGACTGACCATCAGCGGCCTGTCCCCGGACAAGAGCCTGGTCGAGATCGTGGAAATCAAGGATCATCCGTGGTTCCTGGGTTGCCAGTTCCACCCGGAGTTCACCTCCACCCCCATGCAGCCGCATCCGCTGTTCCGTGAATTCATTCGCGCGGCCGTGGCCACCAAGAAGCCCGAGTAA